The following coding sequences are from one Bos mutus isolate GX-2022 chromosome 22, NWIPB_WYAK_1.1, whole genome shotgun sequence window:
- the LOC102284674 gene encoding cathelicidin-3: METQRASLSLGRWSLWLLLLGLVLPSASAQALSYREAVLRAVDRINERSSEANLYRLLELDPPPKDVEDRGARKPASFTVKETVCPRTSPQPPEQCDFKENGLVKQCVGTITLDQSDDLFDLNCNELQSVRRIRPRPPRLPRPRPRPLPFPRPGPRPIPRPLPFPRPGPRPIPRPL; encoded by the exons ATGGAGACCCAGAGGGCCAGCCTCTCTCTGGGGCGCTGGtcgctgtggctgctgctgctgggacTAGTGCTGCCCTCGGCCAGCGCCCAGGCCCTCAGCTACAGGGAGGCCGTGCTTCGTGCTGTGGATCGCATCAATGAGCGGTCCTCAGAAGCTAATCTCTACCGCCTCCTGGAGCTAGACCCGCCTCCCAAGGAC GTAGAGGACCGGGGAGCTCGAAAGCCTGCAAGCTTCACAGTGAAGGAGACTGTGTGCCCCAGGACGAGCCCGCAGCCCCCGGAGCAGTGTGACTTCAAGGAGAATGGG CTGGTGAAACAGTGTGTGGGGACAATCACCCTGGACCAGTCCGATGACCTATTTGACTTAAACTGTAATGAG CTTCAGAGTGTCAGGAGAATTCGTCCCCGGCCACCACGTTTGCCAAGGCCAAGGCCAAGGCCATTGCCATTCCCACGGCCTGGGCCAAGGCCAATTCCAAGGCCACTGCCATTCCCACGGCCTGGGCCAAGGCCAATTCCAAGGCCATTGTGA
- the LOC102284955 gene encoding cathelicidin-2, which produces METQRASLSLGRWSLWLLLLGLVLPSASAQALSYREAVLRAVDQFNERSSEANLYRLLKLDPTPNDDFNPGTRKPVSFTVKETDCPRTTQQPLEQCDFKENGLVKQCVGTVTLDPSNDQFDINCNELQSVRFPPPIRPPPIRPPFFPPIGPPIRPPILPPIRPPIRPPILPPIGPPIRPPILPPIGPPIRPPIGPPIPPPIRPPFGPPIGPFPGRR; this is translated from the exons ATGGAGACCCAGAGGGCCAGTCTCTCCTTGGGACGGTGGtcactgtggctgctgctgctgggacTAGTGCTGCCCTCGGCCAGCGCCCAGGCCCTCAGCTACAGGGAGGCCGTGCTTCGTGCCGTGGATCAGTTCAATGAGCGGTCCTCAGAAGCTAATCTCTACCGCCTCCTGAAGCTAGACCCTACACCCAATGAT GACTTCAACCCAGGCACCAGAAAGCCTGTGAGCTTCACGGTGAAGGAGACCGATTGCCCCAGGACAACCCAGCAGCCCCTGGAGCAGTGTGACTTCAAGGAGAATGGG CTGGTGAAACAGTGTGTGGGGACAGTCACCCTGGACCCGTCAAATGACCAATTTGACATAAACTGTAATGAG CTTCAGAGTGTCAGATTTCCTCCACCAATCCGTCCTCCACCAATCCGTCCGCCGTTCTTTCCGCCGATCGGCCCGCCTATCCGCCCGCCGATCCTCCCGCCGATCCGCCCGCCGATCCGCCCGCCGATCCTCCCGCCGATCGGCCCGCCGATCCGCCCGCCGATCCTCCCGCCGATCGGCCCGCCGATCCGCCCGCCGATCGGCCCGCCGATCCCGCCGCCGATCCGCCCACCGTTCGGTCCACCCATAGGACCGTTTCCTGGTAGACGGTGA